In Clostridium ljungdahlii DSM 13528, the genomic window ATATGTATGATTTAAATGGGATAAAAGTAGTTTTAGATTATGGACACAATATAGAAGGTTATAAAGCTGTTATAAGAGGTGCTAAAAATTTAAAATATAATAGATTAGTTGGAGTAATTGGAGTACCAGGTGATAGAACAGATGAGAGTGTTGAAAAAATAGGAAGTATTGTGGGAAAGAACTTTGATTATGTATACATTAAAGAAGATAAAGATAGAAGAGGTAGAGAAATTGGAGCTATAGCAAAAATACTAAAGGTAGGCGTCACGAAGTCAGGCTTTGACATGAACAAGGTAGAAGTTATTTTAGATGAAAAAGAGGCATTAGAAAAAGCAATAGATACTGCAAAACAAGGAGATCTCATAATAATATTCTTTGAAGAAATAGATCCTCTAATAAAGCTGTTAAATCAGAAGCTAAATAAAGAAAAATCAAATTTAAATTCACTAGCTATGATATAGGAAAAAGCTATACTTTTAAATTTTAAAAGTATAGCTTTAATTTTAAAATAGTATTATACTATCTTAAATACCTTAATATTATTAAGTTACTTTGGAGGATTGAAATGTTAGTAAAAGCTTATGCTAAAATAAATCTCTCATTAGACGTGGTGGGAAAAAGAAAAGATGGGTATCATCTTTTGAAAATGATAATGCAGAATATAGACTTATATGATGTTTTAAAAATAGATGAGATCAAAACTGGAATACAGATATGCTCTAATAATAGATATATTCCCTGTGACAGGAGAAATTTGGTTTACAGAGCAGCAAAATTATTTATTGATAAATATAATATAAAGAATGGAATTAGTATAAACATAGGTAAAAATATACCTGTATCAGCTGGACTTGCTGGTGGAAGTGCGGATGCTGCAGCTATACTAAAGACTATGAGAAATATTTATACTCCTGAAGTAAGTGATAAAGAATTGAGCGAATTAGGCTTAAATATAGGGGCAGATGTTCCTTATTGTATAATAGGAGGTACAGCCTTGTGCGAGGGGATAGGAGAGAAGGTTACACCACTCATGCCGTTTAGAAACCATATACTCATATTAATTAAACCACCTTTTGGAGTGAGCACAGCAGAGGTATATAAGAGTTTAGACATAAGTAAAATAAAAAGGCATCCTAATACAGAAATTTTAATAGATGCGGTTAATGAATCAAAATTGGAGATGCTGAGTAAAAACATGAAAAATGTTTTGGAAAATGTAACTTTAAAAAAATATCCCGTGCTTAGAAAAATAAAAACTGATTTGATAGATTTTGGAGCAGTTGGTTCACTTATGAGTGGAAGCGGTCCAAGCATTTTTGCTTTTTTTGATGATATGCTAAAAGCACAGAAATGTTATGATAATATGAAAACTAGGTATAGAGAGGTGTTTATTACAAGAACCATTTAAAGGTATATAGAATCTATAATTTGGAAGTTGAATTTATATTCTAGATATTTTGCTGATAATTGATAAAGTATAATTAAGAGTTATGGATGATTTTCTTCTGTTAAAACTCCAGAAAATCTAAAGTATAGTGCTATTGAAGCTTTGATTCAATAAGCTTTAAACTTAAGATTTTTCAAATCGTAGTGGAGAAAAATCCTTATTTACTATTCATTTTTAATCATTAACTTAAAAAGTTCCTGTTTGGTTACAAAACGTATAACTAAGCAGGAATTTTTTATATAGATTTGAAATAAATTAGCAAAAACAATTTTATGAATAAATAAGTTTTATTAGGCGAAAAATAACTTAAAATTACTTCATATAAAGTTGACAAAAGGGAAGAGGGAAAAATGTGAGAATAGTTCATCTGTTTGACAAATATTTTTTTATACTTATGGTAATTGAAGGAATCATTTTGACATTCATTGAATCAAAAAAATTTAAAAGAAATAGGTTAGTAAAAACTGCTTTTAAATCTAGGGTAATTGGCGTAATTTTAATAGTTCTCTCAGTTGTGTTATACGCCTTTTCTATCTATTCTTTTTAAGGAAGTGATAAAAGTGAAAGAAGAGATAAGAAGCACGGTGTCTTCTAGTGTAGATGAAAATATAAAATATTTAAAAGATCTGTTTAAGGATGATTCAGATGTGGTTTTTAGAGAATTTTATATAGGATCTGTAAAATCTGCAATAGTATACATAGACGGAATGGGAGACAAAATGCTTTTGAATGATCTACTTAGAGGATTAATGGCTAGATCAAGATATGTAAAATATGTAGATAATATAAAAGATAGAATGATGAGTGTATCTGATATGAAGGATTTAGATGACTTGAAAAAAGGGGTAGATTTGGTCTTATCAGGAGATACTTTGATGTTTCTTGAAGGAATGAAAAGTTTTTATATAATTTCTACTAGATTATGGCCTGCGAGAGGGGTAACGGAACCTTCAGGAGAAACTGTTTTAAGAGGTTCAAGAGACGGATTTACAGAAACTATAAGATTCAATACAGCACTTGTTAGAAGAAGAGTAAGGGATACCAGATTTAAAATTGTGCCTAAACCACTGGGAGTAAGATCTAAAACCGATGTGGTAATAATGTATATAGACGATATAGTAAATACTAAAGCTCTAAAGGAACTTGAAAAAAGATTAGATAACATTAAAATAGATGCTATTTTAGATAGTGGATATGTAGAACAGCTTATAGAAGACAATAAATGGTCTCTTTTTCCTCAGGTTCAAAGTACTGAGAAACCAGATGTAGTAGCAGCTGCACTTTATGAAGGTAGAATTGCTGTTTTAGTAGATAATTCTCCTTTTGCAATTATAGTTCCAGCTACGATGCCAAATCTGTTTCAATCACCAGATGATTATTATCAAAGGTGGATATATGGGTCTACTATTAGAATAATAAGGTTTATGTCTATTATTCTTTCGCTTATATTGCCTGCTCTTTATGTTGCTGTTACTTCTTTTCATACAGGAATAATACCTACTAAACTAGCATATTTTATTGCAGCTTCAAGAGAAGGAGTACCCTTTCCAGCTTTTGTAGAAGCCATAATTATGGAGGTAAGTTTGGCATTGCTTTTAGAATCTATAGCCAGGTTGCCAAAGGCCATAGGTGCAACTACGGGTATAGTAGGAGGCCTTATTATAGGGCAGGCAGCAGTTCAGGCTGGAATAGTGAGCCCAATAATGATAATAATAGTAGCAATCACAGCTATAACAAGTTTTACTACACCTAATTATGAGATGACAGCTGCATTTAGGCTTATTAGATTTTTACTCATAATTGCATCCGCAATTGCTGGACTTTATGGAATTATGATTGGACTTATATTAACATTGATACACTTAGTTAAACTTAAAAGTTTTGGAATACCTTACCTGTCTCCAATGGTAAATGAAAACATTAATGATTTTAAGGATATGTACCTGAGATTGCCTTTTAGCTTTTTTAAAAGAAGACCAGGGTATATGAAAACTCAAGATAAAATAAGACAAAGATAACTTAAAAACTTAAATTTACACATACTGTAAGTTATGAATTGTGAACTGTGAATTGGTAAGGAGATGGTTATTACATGACACAAAAAAATTTTATAACTGAATTTGGAATGTTCAGTACTATAGTAATAACTATGATAGGTGTAGGATCATTTTCATATCCCGAAGAAGTGGTAAACTATTTAGGTTCAAATGGATGGATTGGAACCATAGTAGAAGGAATATTAGTTTATTTCTTAATTTACATTGCCTATAAAGTTATAAAATTAAATGGATATAACAAGTTATGTACAATACTACAAAATAGCTTTGGAAAGATATTTGGAAGTATTTTAGCACTTATATTTGTTGCATATAATATATTTTTTATATCCATGGGAATGAGGATATTTATAGAAGTTATAAAAATGTATTTACTGGAAAAGACTCCTTCGGAATTTCTAATAATTGTAATGATATTTACGGGAATCTATCTTATAAGAAATGAACTGGGAGATTTGATAAAATTTAATGAAATTTCTTTTTGGATAATGTTTGTGTCAATAGGGTTAATATTTTTGTTTACTTTAAACAAAACACACTTTAACAACAGTATCCCTAACTTTATTAATAGTGATGTTTATGATTATTTAAAAGCGTTTAAAAATACAATATATAGTTTTATCGGCATAGAGATAATATATTTAGTTGGTCCTTTTGCAAAAAATAAAGGAAGTATAAGAAAAATAGCTTTAAAAAGCATCTTGTTTGTAACGTTATTTTATGTTGTTACAGTTATACTGTCTCTGGCTATTTTTTCTGAAGAACAAACTAAAACTTTATTATGGCCTACTATAACAATGATAAAATCTGTGGATATAAGAGGAGCCTTTATAGAGAGATGGGAAGGTATAGCAATGGCTGTATGGATCATGTTTTACTTTTGCAATTTTTCTAATGTATATTACTTGTCTTCAGATATAGTGAAAGATGTATTTAGATTAGGGGATATAAAGATCTCTTCAGCTTTAATAGCTCCCTTTATATATTTGACAGCTATGTATCCTGAAAATATAGCAGAGCTATATCATATAATTAACACAGTAATGCCTGTGGCAGCTGCGTACAGCTTAATATTGCTTCCTTTAATTATATTTTTGTTCAGCAAACCTAAAAGAAACTTAAATGCAAGTAAGTTTATATGCATATTTTTAGTTTGTACTGTGTTAACTGGATGCTGGGATAAAGTTGAGATAGAAAGAACTCAATTGGTATCTGTAATAGGAGTAGATGCAGGAGAAGATATAGGTAAGGTTAAAGAATTAAAAAATGTAAAGTCAACAGATCTTCTAACGTCTGTAAACCTAAAAAAGATTCATGTAACTTTTGGAACACCGGATTTGAGTAAATTAGAACCAGGTAAAGGAGGTATATCTGGGGACAAATATGTTGATGTAGATGGATATTCAATGGAGGATGCTGTAAATACAGCAATGTCTAAAAGCAGTAGAACTGTGAAGTTTAGTCAAACTAAGCTGCTTGTTTTAGGTAAAGGCTTAATGGAATATCCTGATGTAGTAAAAGAAGTCATAGATTATTTGCAAAGAGAGCCTTCTTTAAATAGAAATATGTATATAGTTTTAGCTAGTGGCAGCTCAGATAAATATATAAAAATTAAAACACCTATGGGAAAAAGTACAGAAGATTATATATTGGGATTAGTTGAAGGAGATGCCAAGGACAATGAAGTTAAGACTGTAACTTTAAATGATTTTCTAGTTAGTATGAGTGAAAATGGAAATAGCATAATACCAAAAGTTGAAATGGATAAGGACAAAAAGAATATAAAAATAGCAGGTACTGCAGCTATAAAAAATTTTAAATATGAGGGTGATTTAAATCAAGTTCAGACTTCTAATATACAATTATTACAAGGTAAATTAAAAAATGGTAAAAGAATGATATATTTAGAAGGCCATCCTGTAGATATAAGGATAAATGATAGCAATAGAAGAATAAAGGTGTCTCAAGAAAAAGGCAATTTGGTATTTAATATAAAGTTAAATATTGAAGGTGAGATAAAAAATTATTATACTAATGGTAAGGTTTTATCAGTAGATAAACTGAGCTATATTGAACAAAGTTTTAATAAGGCCATATCACAGGAGTGTAAAGACGCTATAAAAGTTACTCAAAGGGATCTTAAGATTGATCCTATAGGATTTAAGGATTATATAAAAAGATATCATCCTCTCATGTGGAGGCAAGTAAAAGATAAATGGGAGGATTCTTATAAGGATGCAGTTGTAAATGTAAATGTAGATACTAAGATAAGGAGAATTGGTGTAGTAAAATAATAAAATACAGTGAATATAATTGAGATATATGTAAATAATTACTAATGAAATATTCAATAGTTATTAAAAAGTGGGGATGAGATTATGAAGAAATTTTTATTAGTATTTAGTATATGTGTTTTAAGTATATTTACTGTATGTTCCTATTTATGTAAAGTAAAAAGTGACAATATACAAGATGATATGGCATCTAGGATTATAAGATTTCATGTTATAGCAAATAGTGATTCAAAAAGTGATCAGGCACTTAAACTAAAAGTAAGAGACGAAATATTGAAATATATACAACCTAAACTAAAGGACTGTAAAAATATAGACGAATCAAGAAAAGTTTTAATGGAAAATGATAAGGATGTATTAAAAGTAGCCCGTAGAGTAATAAGTGAACAGGGTTATAACTATGAAGTTAAAAGTACCTTATCCAAAGTAAATTTTCCTATAAAGACTTATGGAAATATAACTCTTCCTCAGGGAAGGTATGAGGCTTATAGGGTGATTATAGGCAAAGGACGAGGTCAAAACTGGTGGTGTGTTATGTTTCCTCCATTATGTTTTGTAGATATTACAAAAGGACAAGTATCATACAAAAAGACAGAGCAAGAAATGAAAAAGGTTTTGACACCGGAGGAGTATAAGATGGTAAATAATAATAAATTTGACATAAGTGACAAAAATAATATAAAAGTTAGATTTAAAATAATAGAAGTGTTAAATAAGTTGGGAATATAAATCTAGTGTACAAGGGGGCTGAATATGGTAAGTTCTCAAAACTTGAGAATTTCATACCTTTAATTAGCCCTAACTTGTAATATATGAATCGAAATCTATATTTAACACAAGTTAATTTATAATTCAAATAATTTTAAAGCTGTTTTCAAAAAGTATTTTTCTGCAGATTTAAAAAAAGTTTTAGGACTATTCTTTTCATAAATTTTATCTTCTTCTGTAAAGGAACTTTTATTTGATTTATTTTGTACAAGCCAATTTATTAAATTAAATATATCATTTCCAGCATAAGGTTTAGAAAATTTACTGCAATTTTCTACCATGCTTTTTAGTGCATCTTTAGAGTGAAGAAGTTTTTCTATGTTTTCACCACACTTTTCTATGTCAGTTAAGTTTACAGCCAAGTTATGCCTTAGCAGAAATTGAGCATTTTTTTCTTCTTGACCTGGTATTGGAGAAAATATACCAAGTGGTATTTTGCATATTAAGGCTTCAGTAATAGTAAGTCCTCCTGGTTTTGTTAAAAGAAGGTCGCAAGCTTGCATGTACTTATTTACATGGTCAGTAAAACCTATAATTCTAGTTTCCTTTGAAGAAGAATCTTTAATCTTTGAAAGCTCTGCATAAAGTTTTTTATTTTTCCCTGTTATTATGATTATTTGAATATCTTCATTTATGTTAGCTAGCTGTTTATATATATCTACTATTTTTCCAAGTCCTAGACTTCCACCCATAACTAGTACGGTAAATTTTGATTCGCATAAATCTAATGATTCTAACGTGTCTCCTCTATCATAATTCATATTAAAATCTGGTTTAACAGGTATTCCTAAGTTATAAATAGTGTCTTTGGATATTCCTTTAAAAATCATTTTGCTTATCATATCTTCATTAGAAACTACATAAGCGTCAATATAAGGATGAAGCCAAGAACTATGAGAGTAATAATCAGTGATTATGGACATACAGGGTATGTTCATACTGTATTTTGACTTTAGTACCGACAGCATTTCTGTAGAGAATGAATGGGTAGCTATTAATATATTAGGT contains:
- the ispE gene encoding 4-(cytidine 5'-diphospho)-2-C-methyl-D-erythritol kinase: MLVKAYAKINLSLDVVGKRKDGYHLLKMIMQNIDLYDVLKIDEIKTGIQICSNNRYIPCDRRNLVYRAAKLFIDKYNIKNGISINIGKNIPVSAGLAGGSADAAAILKTMRNIYTPEVSDKELSELGLNIGADVPYCIIGGTALCEGIGEKVTPLMPFRNHILILIKPPFGVSTAEVYKSLDISKIKRHPNTEILIDAVNESKLEMLSKNMKNVLENVTLKKYPVLRKIKTDLIDFGAVGSLMSGSGPSIFAFFDDMLKAQKCYDNMKTRYREVFITRTI
- a CDS encoding CLC_0170 family protein, with the protein product MRIVHLFDKYFFILMVIEGIILTFIESKKFKRNRLVKTAFKSRVIGVILIVLSVVLYAFSIYSF
- a CDS encoding spore germination protein, whose protein sequence is MKEEIRSTVSSSVDENIKYLKDLFKDDSDVVFREFYIGSVKSAIVYIDGMGDKMLLNDLLRGLMARSRYVKYVDNIKDRMMSVSDMKDLDDLKKGVDLVLSGDTLMFLEGMKSFYIISTRLWPARGVTEPSGETVLRGSRDGFTETIRFNTALVRRRVRDTRFKIVPKPLGVRSKTDVVIMYIDDIVNTKALKELEKRLDNIKIDAILDSGYVEQLIEDNKWSLFPQVQSTEKPDVVAAALYEGRIAVLVDNSPFAIIVPATMPNLFQSPDDYYQRWIYGSTIRIIRFMSIILSLILPALYVAVTSFHTGIIPTKLAYFIAASREGVPFPAFVEAIIMEVSLALLLESIARLPKAIGATTGIVGGLIIGQAAVQAGIVSPIMIIIVAITAITSFTTPNYEMTAAFRLIRFLLIIASAIAGLYGIMIGLILTLIHLVKLKSFGIPYLSPMVNENINDFKDMYLRLPFSFFKRRPGYMKTQDKIRQR
- a CDS encoding Ger(x)C family spore germination protein; protein product: MTQKNFITEFGMFSTIVITMIGVGSFSYPEEVVNYLGSNGWIGTIVEGILVYFLIYIAYKVIKLNGYNKLCTILQNSFGKIFGSILALIFVAYNIFFISMGMRIFIEVIKMYLLEKTPSEFLIIVMIFTGIYLIRNELGDLIKFNEISFWIMFVSIGLIFLFTLNKTHFNNSIPNFINSDVYDYLKAFKNTIYSFIGIEIIYLVGPFAKNKGSIRKIALKSILFVTLFYVVTVILSLAIFSEEQTKTLLWPTITMIKSVDIRGAFIERWEGIAMAVWIMFYFCNFSNVYYLSSDIVKDVFRLGDIKISSALIAPFIYLTAMYPENIAELYHIINTVMPVAAAYSLILLPLIIFLFSKPKRNLNASKFICIFLVCTVLTGCWDKVEIERTQLVSVIGVDAGEDIGKVKELKNVKSTDLLTSVNLKKIHVTFGTPDLSKLEPGKGGISGDKYVDVDGYSMEDAVNTAMSKSSRTVKFSQTKLLVLGKGLMEYPDVVKEVIDYLQREPSLNRNMYIVLASGSSDKYIKIKTPMGKSTEDYILGLVEGDAKDNEVKTVTLNDFLVSMSENGNSIIPKVEMDKDKKNIKIAGTAAIKNFKYEGDLNQVQTSNIQLLQGKLKNGKRMIYLEGHPVDIRINDSNRRIKVSQEKGNLVFNIKLNIEGEIKNYYTNGKVLSVDKLSYIEQSFNKAISQECKDAIKVTQRDLKIDPIGFKDYIKRYHPLMWRQVKDKWEDSYKDAVVNVNVDTKIRRIGVVK
- the spoIIR gene encoding stage II sporulation protein R; this translates as MKKFLLVFSICVLSIFTVCSYLCKVKSDNIQDDMASRIIRFHVIANSDSKSDQALKLKVRDEILKYIQPKLKDCKNIDESRKVLMENDKDVLKVARRVISEQGYNYEVKSTLSKVNFPIKTYGNITLPQGRYEAYRVIIGKGRGQNWWCVMFPPLCFVDITKGQVSYKKTEQEMKKVLTPEEYKMVNNNKFDISDKNNIKVRFKIIEVLNKLGI
- a CDS encoding MGDG synthase family glycosyltransferase, which gives rise to MKVLILSISAGGGHGNAAEAIKSYIALKAPKSEVKIIDTIKYINPIIDKVVIGSYLKSLKVSPYLYGKLYTYSEDDYTITNTISSKLIEAMTCKLIPLIREFKPNILIATHSFSTEMLSVLKSKYSMNIPCMSIITDYYSHSSWLHPYIDAYVVSNEDMISKMIFKGISKDTIYNLGIPVKPDFNMNYDRGDTLESLDLCESKFTVLVMGGSLGLGKIVDIYKQLANINEDIQIIIITGKNKKLYAELSKIKDSSSKETRIIGFTDHVNKYMQACDLLLTKPGGLTITEALICKIPLGIFSPIPGQEEKNAQFLLRHNLAVNLTDIEKCGENIEKLLHSKDALKSMVENCSKFSKPYAGNDIFNLINWLVQNKSNKSSFTEEDKIYEKNSPKTFFKSAEKYFLKTALKLFEL